Proteins from one Bacteroides mediterraneensis genomic window:
- a CDS encoding family 78 glycoside hydrolase catalytic domain, whose protein sequence is MRKILLILIAVISVSFVTAQDLKFSSLKCEMMESPISVDTSHPTFSWIVQAEGFDRSQSAYEIIVATDIDRLTSHKADMWKSGKVKSSQSAFVRYIGKNLKPLTSYYWMVRIWDEDGKSSKWSDPAKFETGLMDDESQWHEAKWITLSNDTRKSEHRFREFKTGAMKEPVMVTSQPVGYFRNEALLDKEIKSARAYICGLGYYELYINGKKVGDHVLDPAPSNYDKQAYYVAYDVTENLSSGKNTLGIILGNGFYGQNLSWKNNPEADKNLSFGVPAARMVVKVEYTDGTGQYIVTDGEWKNSTGPIVFDNIYGGEIYDSRYSIEGWNRNGYNDSQWTNTSVITPEIKKVSAQNMPPIRVLEEIKPVRMFKASDGKWIIDYGKNIAGWVKIKANGKTGDVLKISTYECLTQDGKDVFAGSTGGSANGMAQWFNYIFSRNGTEEWEPHFSYHGFRYAKVDEGIEGKPAEDMVTAVLVATDIQQNGSFLCSEPLYNKMDTISRLTIVDNIHGIPEDCPHREKCGWLGDAHAFCEYALYNYDMLNFYKKYMQDIRTQCRPSKAGDKSGKIFRVPTMIAPGKRTSNVALIDWGVATVYLPWYNYIHYGDDSMIKEFYPTMKELMEYYLTFKDKDGIMQNGMGDWCPPLWDRKNNPSAMECHPVISANAYFYDVLGIMARFAKMNGDDDYANKMQTEQKQLFDAFNKAYLKRIPLSGALWYGSQTATVMALRFGMVPEDKIKDVVEGLVYDIEAVKGMHHAVGIHGMRYIYTVLAEHGFSDLAHTILTIPTFPSQTYIMNYGFTTWPERQFYWDMMPQLSNSLNHPMHSGFAAYFYEMIGGVQSSRQEPGYKEFCVNPVSPSGMTFAKVTVPTVYGNIKSAWEKKGDEFVLNVSVPFNTKANVSISQKQYGSLKINGKQVSDIPSIRYDSENQILILGSGDYKLITKN, encoded by the coding sequence GATATGTGGAAATCGGGTAAAGTCAAGTCTTCGCAATCGGCTTTTGTGAGATATATAGGAAAAAATCTGAAACCTTTGACTTCTTATTATTGGATGGTAAGAATATGGGATGAAGATGGCAAGTCTTCCAAGTGGTCTGATCCGGCTAAGTTTGAGACAGGACTTATGGACGACGAATCACAGTGGCATGAAGCAAAATGGATAACTCTGAGCAATGATACCAGAAAGTCAGAACATCGTTTCCGTGAATTCAAGACAGGAGCAATGAAGGAACCTGTAATGGTTACAAGCCAGCCTGTGGGATATTTCAGAAACGAGGCTCTTCTGGATAAAGAGATAAAATCTGCCCGTGCATATATTTGTGGTTTGGGATATTATGAACTTTATATCAATGGAAAGAAAGTAGGCGATCATGTTCTTGACCCGGCACCTTCAAATTACGACAAACAGGCCTATTACGTGGCATACGATGTTACCGAGAATCTTTCTTCAGGAAAGAATACTTTGGGAATAATCCTTGGAAACGGTTTCTATGGACAGAATTTATCATGGAAAAACAATCCTGAAGCAGATAAAAACCTGTCTTTTGGTGTACCTGCTGCAAGAATGGTTGTTAAGGTGGAATATACAGACGGAACCGGCCAATATATTGTGACTGATGGTGAATGGAAAAATTCAACGGGTCCGATAGTTTTCGATAATATTTATGGCGGTGAGATATATGATTCACGTTACAGCATCGAAGGATGGAACCGAAATGGTTATAATGATTCTCAATGGACAAATACTTCTGTTATAACTCCTGAAATTAAGAAAGTAAGCGCTCAGAATATGCCGCCTATCAGAGTTCTTGAAGAAATAAAACCAGTAAGGATGTTCAAGGCTTCAGATGGCAAATGGATTATCGATTATGGAAAGAACATTGCCGGATGGGTAAAGATTAAGGCGAACGGTAAGACCGGAGATGTACTTAAAATCAGTACATACGAGTGTCTGACACAAGATGGAAAGGATGTATTTGCCGGTTCTACCGGTGGAAGTGCAAATGGTATGGCACAGTGGTTCAATTACATTTTCAGTAGAAATGGAACAGAAGAATGGGAACCGCATTTTTCATACCACGGATTCCGTTATGCGAAAGTCGATGAAGGTATAGAAGGCAAGCCGGCTGAAGATATGGTTACGGCTGTACTTGTTGCAACAGATATACAGCAGAATGGTAGTTTCTTATGCTCTGAACCACTTTATAATAAGATGGACACAATAAGCCGTCTGACAATTGTAGATAATATACATGGTATTCCGGAAGATTGTCCGCACAGAGAGAAATGTGGCTGGTTAGGTGATGCACATGCATTTTGCGAATACGCTTTGTATAACTATGATATGCTTAATTTCTACAAGAAATACATGCAGGATATACGCACTCAGTGCCGTCCGTCTAAAGCAGGCGATAAGTCCGGAAAAATATTTCGTGTTCCAACTATGATTGCTCCCGGTAAACGTACATCAAATGTCGCTCTTATTGACTGGGGAGTAGCTACAGTATATTTGCCTTGGTATAACTATATCCATTATGGAGATGACTCAATGATTAAGGAGTTCTATCCTACCATGAAAGAACTTATGGAGTATTACCTGACATTTAAGGATAAAGACGGTATTATGCAGAATGGTATGGGAGACTGGTGTCCTCCACTTTGGGATAGGAAGAATAATCCGTCAGCAATGGAATGTCATCCGGTAATATCTGCCAATGCCTATTTCTACGATGTCCTGGGTATAATGGCCCGTTTTGCAAAAATGAATGGTGATGATGATTATGCCAATAAGATGCAGACAGAACAGAAACAGCTTTTTGATGCTTTCAATAAGGCATATCTCAAACGCATACCATTGTCCGGTGCCTTATGGTACGGCAGTCAGACCGCTACCGTTATGGCCCTCCGTTTCGGCATGGTTCCCGAAGATAAGATTAAGGATGTAGTCGAAGGTCTGGTATACGATATTGAGGCTGTAAAAGGAATGCATCATGCAGTGGGAATACACGGTATGCGATATATATATACAGTGTTGGCCGAGCATGGGTTTAGCGATCTTGCCCATACCATACTTACTATACCTACATTCCCAAGTCAGACCTATATTATGAATTATGGCTTTACCACATGGCCTGAACGCCAGTTCTACTGGGATATGATGCCACAATTGTCGAACTCTCTTAATCACCCTATGCACAGTGGTTTTGCCGCATATTTCTACGAAATGATTGGAGGAGTGCAAAGCAGCCGTCAAGAGCCGGGGTATAAGGAATTCTGTGTCAATCCCGTTTCACCTTCGGGTATGACATTTGCCAAAGTTACAGTGCCAACAGTTTATGGAAATATTAAATCTGCATGGGAAAAGAAAGGTGATGAGTTCGTATTGAATGTGTCAGTGCCTTTCAATACCAAGGCTAATGTCAGTATATCTCAGAAACAATATGGCAGCTTGAAAATCAATGGTAAACAAGTGTCAGATATTCCTTCTATAAGATATGATTCGGAAAATCAGATACTTATATTAGGTTCTGGCGATTATAAACTTATAACCAAGAATTAA
- a CDS encoding DUF4962 domain-containing protein, whose product MKKLLSAIFIAAAGISSVSAAKLQHPCLLFTQDEVQQMREKSLSTQWLKDMREVVVKDADSMLSLQTEPYLLEDESKHLYFGIAGRGVQVNVLNLALAGYLTGEQKYIEKAKEVLLAVVRQTEPDNNKNWEHHHQASDAAQGVVLGYDMLYPYMSDSERAEVLDEIEKFGKYLYVSAGVWGTFDKGSTSCNHNSVHHGALGLCALVTGSHQEWLDRAIQRTEGFYTYCADETGYVTEGHHYLSYGFGGAFPFTQALKNLTGYDLFEKYKSLISQAGEQILWNLLPDGGMTVLNDSYSAPVGETVAYSAMLFNKPQQLWAWLKFAEDIPGQKEMNYYEKRAKFYLGLSYTKRGKYFSAPYGLPYTRFFLFLPDAKYTATESPEVGKTPLTKVFQSGRVFMRSGWNDTNDAHVSFTSGYDFHHGHNHRDENSFTFYSLGETFINDPIYWPKYSNCHSTLGIDGKEQFVQFGEVYNPKASMTEGRIQTVREDENGVFVRGEAKGAYDYKEGIDYSNRKLYFVRNAPYSPYVIFRDDAAMRDASEVEFVSRLITKPEHKVTSEGKAAIITTSSGAKAMILTYSGDVQINVVNDDMKGETFFAQVNGGDFLCTDYFKRLSSTVTAVNPRFTTIVIPYFKKEELPTIGVERRADDIIWTLSFSSGEKHLITLTDSDISIDII is encoded by the coding sequence ATGAAAAAACTTTTATCAGCAATATTTATTGCAGCAGCCGGTATCAGTAGTGTATCGGCTGCAAAACTTCAACATCCTTGTTTGCTGTTTACTCAGGATGAAGTTCAGCAGATGCGTGAAAAATCACTCTCCACACAATGGCTTAAAGATATGCGTGAAGTGGTAGTAAAGGATGCCGATTCCATGCTCTCGCTTCAGACAGAACCATATCTTCTGGAGGATGAAAGCAAACATCTGTATTTTGGAATAGCGGGTCGAGGTGTTCAGGTAAATGTCCTCAATTTAGCCCTTGCCGGTTATCTGACAGGTGAGCAGAAATACATTGAAAAAGCAAAAGAAGTCCTGTTGGCAGTTGTACGCCAGACAGAACCTGATAATAACAAGAATTGGGAACACCATCATCAGGCATCCGATGCCGCACAGGGAGTGGTTCTAGGTTATGACATGCTATATCCATATATGTCTGATTCAGAGAGGGCAGAAGTTTTGGATGAGATAGAAAAGTTCGGAAAGTATCTATACGTATCTGCCGGTGTATGGGGAACTTTTGATAAAGGCTCTACATCGTGCAATCACAATTCTGTACACCACGGAGCCTTGGGACTTTGTGCTCTTGTAACAGGCAGTCATCAGGAATGGCTTGACCGTGCCATACAGCGTACAGAGGGTTTCTACACATATTGTGCCGACGAGACTGGTTATGTTACAGAAGGACATCACTACCTTTCATACGGCTTTGGAGGCGCATTCCCTTTTACCCAGGCTCTAAAGAATCTTACAGGTTATGATTTATTTGAGAAGTATAAGTCTCTGATAAGTCAGGCTGGTGAACAGATTCTTTGGAATCTTCTTCCGGATGGAGGTATGACTGTGTTGAACGACAGTTATAGCGCACCTGTAGGAGAGACTGTTGCATATAGTGCAATGCTTTTCAATAAACCACAGCAGCTATGGGCATGGCTTAAGTTTGCAGAAGACATTCCCGGACAGAAAGAAATGAACTATTATGAGAAAAGGGCAAAGTTTTATCTTGGTTTAAGCTATACAAAGCGAGGTAAATATTTCAGTGCCCCATACGGATTGCCTTATACACGGTTTTTCCTTTTCCTGCCTGATGCCAAATATACAGCAACAGAATCTCCTGAAGTAGGAAAAACTCCGTTGACGAAGGTTTTTCAGAGTGGACGGGTTTTTATGCGTAGCGGGTGGAACGATACAAATGACGCTCATGTCTCATTCACATCAGGATATGACTTTCATCATGGACATAATCACCGCGATGAAAACTCTTTTACGTTCTATTCATTGGGTGAAACATTCATTAACGACCCTATTTATTGGCCGAAATACAGCAACTGCCATTCTACACTTGGTATAGACGGAAAGGAACAGTTTGTTCAGTTTGGCGAGGTTTATAATCCTAAAGCCAGTATGACAGAAGGGCGGATTCAGACAGTCCGTGAAGATGAAAACGGAGTTTTTGTACGTGGTGAGGCAAAAGGCGCATACGATTATAAAGAAGGTATAGACTATTCGAACAGAAAATTGTATTTTGTACGTAACGCTCCATATTCACCATACGTGATTTTCCGTGACGATGCAGCCATGCGTGATGCGTCTGAAGTTGAATTCGTCTCACGACTCATCACTAAACCGGAACATAAAGTAACATCTGAAGGCAAAGCTGCAATTATTACCACTTCCTCAGGAGCTAAAGCCATGATACTTACATATAGTGGCGATGTACAAATAAATGTTGTAAATGATGATATGAAAGGTGAGACATTCTTTGCACAGGTTAATGGAGGGGATTTCCTTTGTACGGATTATTTTAAACGACTCAGCTCTACTGTAACAGCTGTCAATCCGCGTTTCACTACTATTGTCATTCCATATTTTAAAAAAGAAGAACTGCCAACTATTGGAGTAGAACGACGTGCTGATGATATAATATGGACACTTAGTTTTTCTTCGGGTGAAAAACATTTAATTACTCTCACAGACTCAGACATATCAATAGATATAATTTAA
- a CDS encoding alpha-L-rhamnosidase C-terminal domain-containing protein, protein MKKHLLFLFLFVVASAAASVTPKWIWIDNNDAPNTWACFRKTLDIDNVPSSEVYADIAVDSKYWLWVNGQQVVFEGGLAGSPSQAGKWDRKAKITPSNTWFERVNIQPYLKKGKNVISVLAWYWGRETHKGTYIKKRGGFLFSSEINGQGISSDSSWKASRHVAYDTTGCTASKAIVPFKIKYDARKNMNEWFMPEYNDSQWTKAVVLGNKGDAPWHNLVERNFPRPVNHGLLEYANDKELGFPFDGNGKTVVCKLPFNKQITPWLKVESQGGDTIFISTDNPKNAITAHYITRPGRQTFECYSWMNGHDVRYTVPKGVKVLSLKYRWITVGEMAGKFQIDDPFYQRLWDMCYNTLFVCARDNFMDCPDRERALWIGDVADQTSYLFYSMDDAGRKLLRMAIISTMCFSDNKVIGALGPLRVRELVCQSLQFIAQCIWPYYINTGDKATLSEVYPFVYDYLSLFPMKENGLPEYRKGKSPDTWDWLDWGVKGTIDNEPIQVAFYYMALDKAREMALLLGKSDDVKWYEDRMKSIKTNYDKCFWQNGFYSSNPAKFKDDRANAIAIVSGVASSDKYQQIVDNVLTKNYYSSPHFEWIVEDAMCIAGEYGKALERMKKQYQSQVDNKKMTTLYEFFPKGGSYNHAWNAPNAILAKYISGIYPTKPGWKEFVVKPHLVNFKSIKQTVPSVKGDISLEVSSNENTKIKLSTPDDTEAVVYLPVPDGKTYKYVSLNGQKIWTKGKGLSRQVSGVEFIGEETGFIIFRVKSGSWTIEGII, encoded by the coding sequence ATGAAAAAACATCTTCTTTTCTTATTCTTATTTGTTGTAGCCAGTGCTGCGGCATCAGTTACTCCGAAATGGATTTGGATAGACAATAACGATGCTCCGAATACATGGGCATGTTTCAGAAAAACATTAGACATAGACAATGTCCCTTCATCAGAAGTATATGCCGATATTGCTGTCGACAGTAAATATTGGTTGTGGGTTAATGGTCAACAAGTTGTTTTTGAAGGAGGCCTTGCCGGCTCTCCAAGTCAAGCAGGGAAATGGGACAGAAAGGCTAAGATTACACCAAGCAATACATGGTTTGAAAGAGTAAATATCCAGCCATATCTGAAAAAAGGTAAAAATGTCATTTCTGTTTTGGCATGGTATTGGGGTAGGGAAACCCATAAAGGTACATATATCAAGAAAAGAGGTGGTTTTTTGTTTTCATCTGAAATAAACGGTCAGGGCATTTCGTCGGATTCTTCATGGAAAGCAAGTCGCCATGTAGCATACGATACAACCGGATGTACTGCTTCTAAAGCTATAGTTCCTTTCAAAATCAAGTATGACGCAAGAAAGAATATGAATGAATGGTTCATGCCTGAATACAACGATAGTCAGTGGACTAAAGCAGTTGTTCTTGGAAACAAAGGTGATGCGCCATGGCATAATTTGGTGGAAAGAAACTTCCCTAGACCTGTTAACCATGGGCTTTTGGAATATGCCAATGATAAAGAACTTGGGTTCCCTTTCGATGGAAACGGTAAAACTGTGGTATGTAAATTGCCTTTCAATAAGCAGATTACACCGTGGCTTAAAGTAGAATCTCAAGGGGGTGATACAATATTTATAAGTACTGACAATCCTAAAAATGCCATAACAGCTCATTATATTACCCGTCCGGGCAGACAGACATTTGAGTGTTATTCATGGATGAATGGTCACGACGTAAGATATACAGTTCCAAAAGGAGTAAAGGTTCTTTCTCTTAAATACAGATGGATTACTGTTGGTGAGATGGCCGGAAAATTCCAGATAGATGATCCTTTTTATCAGAGGCTGTGGGATATGTGTTATAACACATTGTTTGTCTGTGCCCGTGATAATTTTATGGATTGCCCTGACAGGGAAAGAGCCTTGTGGATTGGTGATGTAGCCGACCAGACCAGCTATCTTTTCTATTCAATGGATGATGCCGGACGCAAGCTTCTGAGGATGGCAATCATATCTACCATGTGTTTCAGCGATAATAAGGTAATCGGTGCCTTAGGTCCGCTTCGTGTTCGTGAACTTGTATGTCAGAGCCTTCAGTTTATAGCGCAGTGTATATGGCCATACTATATAAATACAGGTGACAAGGCTACTCTGTCAGAAGTTTATCCTTTCGTATATGATTATCTTTCATTGTTTCCTATGAAGGAAAATGGTCTTCCTGAATATAGAAAAGGTAAAAGTCCGGATACATGGGACTGGCTTGACTGGGGTGTGAAAGGAACAATAGACAATGAACCAATTCAGGTAGCTTTCTATTATATGGCTCTTGACAAGGCAAGAGAAATGGCATTGTTACTTGGTAAGTCCGATGATGTAAAATGGTATGAGGATAGAATGAAATCTATAAAGACTAATTATGACAAGTGTTTCTGGCAGAATGGTTTCTATAGTTCAAATCCGGCAAAATTCAAGGATGACCGTGCAAATGCCATTGCCATAGTCTCAGGTGTGGCATCTTCGGATAAATATCAGCAGATTGTTGACAATGTTCTTACAAAGAATTATTATTCCAGTCCTCATTTCGAATGGATTGTAGAGGATGCAATGTGTATAGCCGGTGAATATGGAAAGGCTTTGGAGAGAATGAAAAAACAATACCAAAGCCAGGTTGACAATAAAAAGATGACAACACTTTATGAGTTTTTCCCTAAAGGTGGTTCATATAATCATGCCTGGAATGCTCCAAATGCCATATTGGCCAAATATATTTCGGGAATATATCCTACAAAACCGGGATGGAAGGAGTTTGTTGTAAAACCTCATTTGGTTAATTTCAAATCAATAAAGCAGACAGTTCCTTCCGTCAAAGGTGATATTAGTCTTGAAGTTTCAAGTAATGAGAACACTAAGATAAAACTTTCAACCCCGGATGATACTGAGGCTGTCGTTTACTTGCCTGTACCTGACGGTAAGACATATAAATATGTGTCACTTAATGGTCAGAAGATTTGGACAAAAGGAAAAGGTCTGTCCAGACAGGTTAGTGGTGTTGAGTTTATTGGTGAAGAAACAGGTTTTATAATCTTTAGGGTAAAATCTGGATCATGGACTATTGAAGGCATTATATGA
- a CDS encoding anaerobic sulfatase-maturation protein has product MKQLYAPFARPLYVMTKPVGAICNLACDYCYYLEKLNLYKDAFKHVMSDELLERFVKEYIASQTMQKVLFTWHGGETLMRPLSFYKKAVELQKKYSGGRSIDNCIQTNGTLLTDEWCQFFKVNNWLVGVSIDGPQEFHDEYRRNKQGLPSFIKVMRGIELLNKYGVEWNAMAVVNDYNADYPVEFYNFFKSIGCHYIQFAPIVERIFKHNDGRHLASPIQDGDKMADFSVTPEQWGNFLCCLFDEWVKNDVGQYFIQLFDSTLANWVGEQPGVCSMAKTCGHAGVMEFNGDVYSCDHYVFPEYKLGNIYQKTLVEMMYGDRQQEFGLMKQKSLPTQCKECEYLFACNGECPKNRFAKTISGEPGLNYLCKGYYKFFKHAAPYMDYMKKELLAKRAPANVMEAIKKNLISRD; this is encoded by the coding sequence ATGAAACAACTATATGCACCCTTTGCCAGACCTTTATATGTAATGACAAAACCTGTTGGGGCGATATGTAATTTAGCTTGTGATTATTGCTACTATCTTGAAAAGTTAAATTTATATAAAGATGCTTTTAAACATGTGATGAGTGATGAACTATTGGAGCGTTTTGTTAAAGAATATATTGCTTCACAAACGATGCAGAAGGTACTTTTTACTTGGCATGGGGGAGAAACATTGATGCGTCCTCTCAGTTTCTATAAAAAGGCAGTAGAATTACAGAAAAAATATTCTGGAGGAAGGAGTATTGATAATTGTATACAGACCAATGGAACATTGCTTACAGATGAATGGTGTCAGTTTTTTAAAGTAAATAATTGGCTTGTGGGTGTTTCTATTGATGGACCGCAAGAGTTTCACGATGAATATCGTCGTAATAAGCAAGGACTTCCTTCGTTTATCAAAGTAATGCGTGGTATAGAGTTGTTGAATAAGTATGGAGTAGAATGGAATGCCATGGCTGTGGTAAATGATTATAATGCTGATTACCCTGTGGAGTTTTATAATTTCTTTAAATCAATAGGCTGTCATTATATCCAATTTGCCCCTATTGTAGAACGAATTTTTAAGCATAATGATGGGCGGCATTTGGCATCTCCTATACAAGATGGAGATAAGATGGCTGATTTTTCTGTAACTCCTGAGCAATGGGGAAATTTCTTATGTTGTCTTTTTGATGAATGGGTGAAAAATGATGTTGGGCAGTATTTTATTCAGCTGTTTGATTCTACCCTTGCTAATTGGGTTGGGGAACAGCCGGGGGTCTGTTCTATGGCTAAAACATGTGGTCATGCAGGAGTTATGGAATTTAACGGTGATGTATATTCTTGTGACCATTATGTATTTCCAGAATATAAATTGGGTAATATCTATCAAAAAACATTAGTAGAAATGATGTATGGAGACAGGCAGCAGGAGTTTGGGTTGATGAAACAGAAATCTTTGCCTACTCAGTGTAAAGAATGTGAGTATTTATTTGCCTGCAATGGTGAATGTCCAAAGAATAGATTTGCTAAAACGATATCTGGAGAACCGGGACTTAATTATTTATGCAAGGGTTACTATAAGTTTTTCAAACATGCAGCTCCGTATATGGACTATATGAAAAAAGAATTGCTTGCAAAACGTGCGCCAGCCAATGTAATGGAAGCTATTAAAAAAAATCTTATAAGCAGAGATTAA